In Thermococcus celericrescens, the genomic stretch ACATGCAAGGCCGTGTGTGTTCTAACATCCACCGACGGCATAGGTATCGCCCCATCTTCTCGTTGGAGGAATTATTAACGGTTGTGGACGTTGGGGAATGGCCGGGCGGGTTATTAATCCCACAGGTAAATTCAAACGGAGATTACCCAGCGGCGCTTGAATGTTTTTCAGTCCACTGATGGCCGTACCGAATAATCCACACCAGGAGCTTGCACCATTAAACAAAAACCGTTATAAATGCCAAAAACGATACACCAGTGCCTGATTAAAAACTTTTGAGGTGGTCGAAATGGCCGAGAAGAGGAGAAAGAGGGTTCTGATTTTGGGCGCCGCCGGAAGGGACTTCCACAACTTCAACACGTTCTTCAGGGACAATCCCGAGTACGAGGTAGTCGCTTTCACCGCCACTCAGATTCCGGACATCGAGGGCAGGGTCTACCCGCCCGAGCTGGCCGGAGAACTCTACCCGAACGGAATCCCGATATGGAGCGAGGACGACCTTGAGAAGATAATCAAGGAGCACGACATCGACGTCGTCGTCTTCGCCTACTCCGACGTTTCCCACGAGCACGTCATGCACCTCGCTTCAAGGGCCCACAGCGCTGGAGCCGACTTCTGGCTCCTCGGCCCGAAGAGCACCATGATAAAGAGCACCAAGCCGGTTATAGCGGTCACAGCAGTTAGAACCGGCTGTGGAAAGAGCCAGACCAGCAGGAAGGTCGCCCAGATCCTCCAGGAGATGGGCTACAAGGTCGTCGCCATAAGACACCCGATGCCCTACGGCGATCTCAGGAAGCAGATCGTCCAGCGCTTCGCCAGCTACGAGGACCTCGACAAGCACGAGTGCACCATCGAGGAGCGCGAGGAGTACGAGCCCTACATCGATAGGGGCATGGTTGTCTACGCGGGCGTTGACTACGAGAAGATCCTCCGCGAGGCCGAGAAGGAGGCCGACATAATCCTCTGGGACGGCGGAAACAACGACTTCCCGTTCTACGAGCCCGACCTCTGGATAGTCGTCACCGACCCGCACAGGCCCGGCCACGAGCTCAAGTACCACCCCGGTGAGACCAACTTCCGCGCTGCAGACGTCATAATCATCAACAAGATCGACACCGCCAACCGCGATGACATCCAGAAGGTTCGCGAGAGCATCGAGAAGGTCAACCCGAACGCCGTCATCATCGACGGTGCCTCACCGCTCTACGTCGACCAGCCGGAGCTCATCAAGGGCAAGCGCGTTCTCGTCGTCGAGGACGGTCCGACCCTCACCCACGGCGGCATGAAGTACGGTGCCGGATACATCGCCGCCAAGAAGTATGGCGCCAAGGAGATAATCGACCCGAGGCCCTACGCCGTCGGCTCGATCATCGACACCTACAAGAAGTACAGCCACCTCGACGTCATCCTGCCGGCCATGGGCTACGGCGAGAAGCAGATCAGGGAGCTTGAGGAGACCATCAACCGCGCCGATGCCGACGTCGTCATCATGGGTACCCCCATCGACCTCCGCCGCGTCATGAAGCTCAACAAGCCGGCCGTCAGGGTCAGGTACGAGCTCGAGGAGATCGGCGAGCCGAAGCTCAAGGACGTCCTCAAGGAGTTCGTCGAGAAGCACGTCAAGAAGGAGTGAGCTCTTCTCTCTTCTTTCATTCACTCCAGTTCTCTCTCATCTTCTCGGGGTCGTCGAATGGAAAATAATGGTATCAACCTGACCGCTTCATTTCTGAAGGAAAATGGAGTATGGGAAGGAGAATTTACAAACTACGTTGGCGTTGCGGTGATGAGGCTCGAGGGTAAGCTCGTGGCACCTCGGCATTGGAGAATCTCCACCCAATACAGGAGACCCTTAACTTTGACGAAGAGTTTGCCAGCTCCAGAAAGGATAATGTTTATCCCTTGCTAGCAAGATACGACCGGATACTCATATTTGAGCGACAAAAGCAGTGTTACGACGAGAAAAAACTGCACACTATAAACAGAGGGCACGTCACAGGAGCTATTGCATACAATGAGCTGAGGAGACATATATTGAAGGTTTTAAGCACCATGAAAACGATAAGGTAAATGGAGGGACTGGATTTGGAAAAGGTATCAAACAAAAACAACAGGCAACTCGCTTTGGAAATTTTCCTTGAGGAGTGGAGGGAGAAAGACTTTGTTGAGGCTGCTCTGCTCACGGGGAGCTACGCAATAAGTATGGAAACCAAGTATTCCGATGTCGATGTCTACATCATCCTTTCAGATAATGTTGATTGGCGCGAGAGGGGAAACAAAATAATCGACGGTATTTTAATCGAATACTTCGCAAACCCGCCCGACAGATTAAACACTACTTCGAAAAGGAACACGAGGAGGGTAGCAGGTGCACGGCGAGGATAGTGGCAATCGGAAAGGTGCTCTTCGATAAAACCGGCATCCCGGAGAAGCTCAAAAAAGAAGCCTTGGAGTACATGGGAAAGCCTTTTGAGAGCCCAGATGGTGTTTGGGTCGAGATTGCAAAGTACGGCCTATGGGCCGCCTCGACAGCGTAAAGGACGCGAAGGAGAGGAACGACCCAAGCTTTCCCTACCTGTACCACATTGCCCTCAACGAAACCCTTAGAATTTACTCAAAGTTCCTCTGCGTTGAAGTCCCTCCAGCGAGCAAAGTCTACCGCCTGTTCACCGAGGAAGGATTCAGAAAGGCATACCTTTTCGAGCCGTCCCCCGATGAAAGGTTTGTTAAACTGTTCCTGAAGGCAATGAGGAACAAGGAAGTTGAAGCGCTTGAGGAGCTCATCTCCCATGTCTTTGAAAAGATGGGAGGGTTTGATATTGACGGCTGGCGTTTAAGGACAAAAACGGAGGTTTAGACGCGTTCCCCTGGGAGAGTGAAAAGTTCAAGGAGGAAATAACGATAGCAATAAACCTCCGACAGAAAGGATTAAATTCCACGTGGCTGAATCACTCAAAAGTTAAATTCCCGACTACTTTGGAGGCGTGGTTACATTGACTTTAGAAACCGAGCATATTACCTTTCGCAGTGCTATCATTTCTGCATACTCTGAAAACCCCTGCCAAGTTTTACCAAACGCTCTATGGAAGACTCTAAAAGAAATTAACAAATTTGAGACATCCCTTAAGATTGAAAACGGCGTAGTAACGCAACTCAAGGCATGGAAGGATGATGCTCTATACGTGTACTGGAACCGAGACAGAAGTCCACCAGAAATTCCCGAGAAACGTTTGGAAAGTATGAAGTTTGCCCTTGTGCACCAAGATTTCCTGAAGGATTTTCCCACCGAGAAATTTGACGTGATGAGGCCGTACTTCCGGCTTATTCATAAAAACCAGAAAATTAAAGAAACAAAGCCACCACAGGGCTTTCGCATAGCCAACGTGGATATAAAGAGAGAAATTGACATTGTTGCCGATATCATCAAGAAATGTTACGAGGACATAAACGTGAATCCCGAAATTGTAAAAAGCTGGACTAAGCACCCAGTATTTGATCCAAATCTATGGATTTGGGTAATTGATAGTGAGAAAAACACTCCTGCAGGCTTAGGAATTGCAGAGTTTGATCCCACAATTCGGGAGGGCTCCCTTGAGTGGATACAGGTTCTTCCAGAGTACAGAGGAAAAGGCATAGGCAAAACTATCGTATTGGAGCTGCTCAGGCGCCTCCAAGATCGTGCGGCATTTACTACTGTCTCAGGAGAGGTTAACAATAAAACCAAGCCCGAAATCATCTACAGACGGTGTGGGTTTCAGGGAAATGATGTGTGGTGGCTCTTGATTAAAAATGAATGAAGCCCATGTATCCAGCCCAACTCCAAAATATCCAAAATCGAGAGAAGGTAAAGAATATCCATTCTGAAAGAGTCCTACCCCTCACGATTCCTGGGAGGGAAAGCCCGCTTTTGTTTTACGCTCAATTCCTTTGAGGGATACGTCTATCTTCCGTGAGTTCGCCAACTTAAATGTTAATGTGCATAAAGTCCCTCGCCACCATGTACGGCTTCACCATCTCCTCAAGCTCTTCATGCGGGTAATTTGCATGACTTATGTGAGCAAAAACAGCCTTCTTTGGTTTGACAGTTTGGGCGAGCTTTATTGCATCATCAACCCCAAGATGAGCCTGTGGAATTGAATGCTTATGCGTCATATCCGCAACCAGCAAGTCAGCGCCTTTCATCTCCTCCAATGCCCTGCTATCATTGAGAATCTCCGGGCCGGTGTCGCCGGTAATTGCTATCTTCTTGCTCCCAATTTTAATTATAAACCCTCCAGCAACTTCTATTGGCTGGTGGGGAACTTTAAAGTGATAGACCCTAAAGCCAAAGTCATACCACCTGCTAAACTCCAATGGAAAATACTCCCAGCGCCATCTGCTCTCTCCTACAAAACGCTTTTGCAGGTATCTTGCCACCTGGAGGGTTTTAGGATGCCCGTAAAGCCTAATGTGCTTAAAAATCTGAAGTTCAGGAAGTCCACCTATGTGGTCAAAGTGGGCGTGGGTAATGAAAACGTGCTCAATCCGCTCATTCAGATGCTCCAAGTGGTAGTGCAGATCAGGTGATGGATCTATCAGTGCCCTAATTTTGGGAATGTAAATTGAGAAGCGCGTTCTTCGGTATAGTGGAAACTTCCTAGCTTTAGAACAGTTCTCGCAGTTGCATAGAGGTTTAGGCGTACCGCTATATACTCCAGAGCCGA encodes the following:
- a CDS encoding GNAT family N-acetyltransferase, whose protein sequence is MVTLTLETEHITFRSAIISAYSENPCQVLPNALWKTLKEINKFETSLKIENGVVTQLKAWKDDALYVYWNRDRSPPEIPEKRLESMKFALVHQDFLKDFPTEKFDVMRPYFRLIHKNQKIKETKPPQGFRIANVDIKREIDIVADIIKKCYEDINVNPEIVKSWTKHPVFDPNLWIWVIDSEKNTPAGLGIAEFDPTIREGSLEWIQVLPEYRGKGIGKTIVLELLRRLQDRAAFTTVSGEVNNKTKPEIIYRRCGFQGNDVWWLLIKNE
- a CDS encoding cyclic 2,3-diphosphoglycerate synthase, producing MAEKRRKRVLILGAAGRDFHNFNTFFRDNPEYEVVAFTATQIPDIEGRVYPPELAGELYPNGIPIWSEDDLEKIIKEHDIDVVVFAYSDVSHEHVMHLASRAHSAGADFWLLGPKSTMIKSTKPVIAVTAVRTGCGKSQTSRKVAQILQEMGYKVVAIRHPMPYGDLRKQIVQRFASYEDLDKHECTIEEREEYEPYIDRGMVVYAGVDYEKILREAEKEADIILWDGGNNDFPFYEPDLWIVVTDPHRPGHELKYHPGETNFRAADVIIINKIDTANRDDIQKVRESIEKVNPNAVIIDGASPLYVDQPELIKGKRVLVVEDGPTLTHGGMKYGAGYIAAKKYGAKEIIDPRPYAVGSIIDTYKKYSHLDVILPAMGYGEKQIRELEETINRADADVVIMGTPIDLRRVMKLNKPAVRVRYELEEIGEPKLKDVLKEFVEKHVKKE
- a CDS encoding nucleotidyltransferase domain-containing protein, producing MEGLDLEKVSNKNNRQLALEIFLEEWREKDFVEAALLTGSYAISMETKYSDVDVYIILSDNVDWRERGNKIIDGILIEYFANPPDRLNTTSKRNTRRVAGARRG
- a CDS encoding MBL fold metallo-hydrolase, with the translated sequence MEVVILGSGVYSGTPKPLCNCENCSKARKFPLYRRTRFSIYIPKIRALIDPSPDLHYHLEHLNERIEHVFITHAHFDHIGGLPELQIFKHIRLYGHPKTLQVARYLQKRFVGESRWRWEYFPLEFSRWYDFGFRVYHFKVPHQPIEVAGGFIIKIGSKKIAITGDTGPEILNDSRALEEMKGADLLVADMTHKHSIPQAHLGVDDAIKLAQTVKPKKAVFAHISHANYPHEELEEMVKPYMVARDFMHINI